In the genome of Buteo buteo chromosome 14, bButBut1.hap1.1, whole genome shotgun sequence, the window AGTTCATCCGCTTCGGCTTCCACTTCAACTTGTACAGCagcatcctcttcctcacctgCTTCAGCGCCTTCCGCTACGCGGTGGTCGTCCACCCTATGAAGTTCTTCCACATCCAGAGGAAGCGGTGGACAGCGGTGGCTTGCGCAGCCGTTTGGGTGATCTCACTGGCAGCCGTCAGCCCCGTCAACTTCTTGATCTCCtcaaaaaaggcacaaaacagATCCTTATGCCTCGACCTTACCAGCTCTGAAAACCTGGGCACAACCAGGTGGTATAACTGGCTGCTGACTGGCCTGGCCTTCTTCTTGCCCTTGCTGACAGTGACCCTGTGCTACACGCTCATTATTTGCACGTTGGCTACCGGCCCCCCCACGCGGGCTTGCTACAAACAAAAGGCTCGCAGACTCGCTGTCGTCCTCTTGGTGGTCTTCTATGTGTGCTTCCTCCCCTTCCACGTCTTTCGGGTGGCTCGGGTTGAACTACGGTTGCATCCAGCCAGCTGTCGCATGGAGAAGCAAATCCACGCTGCCTATATCATCTCCCGGCCCCTGGCTGCACTCAACACGTGTGGCAACCTACTACTTTATGTTGTGATCGGAGGTAACTTCCAGCGGGCCATGCTCTCTCTTTCAAGGTGTAAATGGAGCAAATATGTCCAGCAGCCCCGGAGAAACAATTACCTGACCAAGCCAGAAATTGCATTAAGGTTATGAAGGAATCCCTTGAAGAAAATCCCAGCAAACCCAGGATGGCTCTGGTGCTGTCAGCTCCTGCAAAGGTAGGTGTGTTTATTCAGTAGCAAGAATTGCAGCTGGCTTCGCCCTCTCCCCGCAGTTGAGCACTTGTCAAAAAGCTGTCTCGGGAGCAGGTTTATATATAGCTCTCTTAGCAACCAAAGaaagaggaatgaaaagaaaagtttgtaaGCCACCTCAAAGGTGAAATTTCAAACCACCCAACCAGACTGTTCCCCAAAACACAGGGTTCTCTCGCTCCGGGCTTTGCCGTTGATTATAGAAACATCGAGAGCTTAGTCTGGATGTGGGAGCAacttccattgatttcagtgttgTCACTGATGTAGTGCTTTGTTTATTACAGCCCGAGCGAAACACAGCAGATATTGTCACGGTTGCTGAAACCACTGAATTACATACTTAGAAAGCACCTAGATAAATCAGATGTTTTCAGATTAGATGGACAAGATGAACTTCAGCATAGGGCACTGAGGAACTGAATGGTGAAATCTCAGGGCTGGCCTAGGGGAGGATGAGAGGAGCACCAGAGGAGGACATACATGGTGAATACAAGGAGATCTACATATATACACAAGgagatatagatatagatatagatatatatggAAAAAATGGAGGAACAAGGAATTACCAGTCACGTTAATGTCCAtctcagaaaaatactgaaagagaCAATCAGATGATAAGTCTACAGAAGATGAATACAGGTGAGTACCAGCCAGCATGGATCTATCAGCTATGCACAATCCCAGATCATTCTCATTTCCTACTACAACAAATTAACAGGCTTgtacatgaagaaaaagataatgTCATATAACTTGACTCCAGAAGAAGTTTTGATGCTGTCTGAGATGACACCCTTGTAAGCTACAGAAACAGGCTGGAGGAAACTATTTTTACCGGTTACAGAGTTGTGCTGAGAGAGGAGGTATTAGTGATCTACTATCAGAGTAGGGGGAGCCACTGAGTGGGGATTTGACCAGTCTGTCCTGGATTTAGGGATATTTAGTGTTTTCATTAACAAATTGGATGATGAAATAAAGTCTGGTTGTTATATTTGCAGATGCCATGAAGCTGAGAGGACAAAATTGCACCTATGCTCGGAAAAAACACAGGATGCTATTAGACGGTGACAGGTGCAAAGTTCTATGTTTAAGTAGAAATAATGAACTGTGCaaacacaaaaggagaaaaaaaccctatttaGTCAGCAGTTCGGCAGAGAAAGATCTGTGGTTACTGTGAACCACAGGCTGGACAGGAGCCGACAGTTTCAGTGGGCTGACAGTGTCTGCTGTGGCAAAAAGGGCAGATGCAACGCTGTGATGTGTAAATGAGAATATAACGTGCGAGATTGGCGTAGCAGCCTTTACACCCTTTGCAGCGTTGTTACCCTCCCAGCTGGAGCACCGCGTCCAGCCTTGGGGCTGCCCTTCAGGGAAGACACAGATGAGAGGAGCGCGGTGAGAGCACTCGGCCAAACGTCCCAAGGGGAAGGAACCGGACAGAAAACCAAATGGTATTCGAACCCCTCAAGGGTGGATATCAGGAAGGGCTTTCTCCCAGGACAGACGATGAAGCCCTGGTAAGGACAAGAGGAGCCTCCACCGCTGCGTGTCTCTAGGAGCAAGAGGGACACAAGCCTGCCTGGCCACCGGAGGTCCATTCTGGCCATGAGGCTCTGGGATTAGGCATACATGGCTGGTAACATTGGTGCTAGCAAAACAAGCAGTGCCCGCGAGCATCGCCGGTGCCGGAGCGCATCCCACCGCACTGCCAGGGCTCTCGGGAGCGGTTAGCCCCGAGCCCCAGCGCACACAGGCACCTAAGTAGGACGAACGGTGACACCGTAGTGTTTAACGTGCCTTGCGGATATTTAAAACACTTCATTTAGTAAAGGCTCAACCATCAGATCCATCTTTCAGTGCCACAGGCCTTTTGAcatgttttctggtttagatCATCCTCTTCTGCATTGTTGTCAAAGTCTGAATTTTACAGGTTGCCACTAGATGGTGATCAATCATGGTCAAGGGACTTGGTTTCACATACACATGGTTCATTCAAATCCACAAGTTACACAAATACACAAGACGATTCACATGAAACAAATCTTTTCTGACATAGATTCGTAACATCCCAGCTCTCCAACATGAGCAAAATACACAAACATGCTGCACAAATTCTCTTCCTCTGTGTGAAAGCACAAGATGTGTCTACCACTCACACATCTGAAGGAGTGgattaaaaattatctttctttcctctctcagagcatttttaattcttgctctcagaagcttttccttctcaagCCCAAGCTGAGCTTATCGCACACGAGCAGAAGCTCGTCAATACAACTACACATACAATATAAAATGGAGCAGCTAAAGGTAAAAAGTGTGAAATGGAAGTGTTCAAGCCTTTCAGTCTCTAACAGCAAGAGTGACAGTCACACAGTTTCAGTGACTTGGAAAGGGGCTACctttttgcctcctcctcctctctttccttaACATAGTCTTTTTCCTTGCCTTCTTCCTATCTCACCTGCTCGTCCACCACCTCTCTTTCTTTAGTTTAGGCTAAACTAGCtgattttgaaatgctgaagtAGATTAGGGAATGCTCCTGGGAGCTGTCGTTCGCTGGTGGGGCAAGAACCTCCAGCAGAAGGGCAGTCACATCTTCCAGCAGCATGGCTGGgtctggaaaaggagaaaatctcGACCTCGACGCAGGCATTTTTAAATCACTCAGGGACTGCTCAGGTGCTCTGCAGGACTGAGAGATCATTATCTCATGTGACTCATTCCTTTTGCTTACTGTGAAGGGTGACATCTCGATGGCTTCTATTTTTAGCAGCTGTTAAGTTTACTGCTGAAACAAGGGTAAGTGCTTCAATTGCAGTAAACAGGAGACACTTTCCAAGCTCTGTACACAGTGTGACAACACAGCTACATAAATTACTACACCATTGCAGGCTAATTCACAGCATAGTTATGCTCCAGTAACCAGGCTTCTGTCAAAGGTCTCTAGTAGGTTTGTCTGCAGAGACAGTCATGTCAGCTCAAGTTGCTCGCTGCCTGGGACCACAGAGGGACCAAGAGAATAAATTTGCAAGGTAAACCTCTCGGGGGCATGTTAAGTCTTATAATACTAAGGATGAAGTTTTGGAATTGCCGACTGCTCTTGTAGGTATGTCGAACCTTACTCTTCACAGTGACTCACGTACTGTCAGAGATGGCAGCAGAGCTATTTTCTACCCTTAATTGTCCAGGAAGGCaatcagcaatttttttccttttctctccaaatCATGTGCTCCCACAAGaagtgaaagcaaaaagctCTCCTTGTACTCAAACCTCCCAGAGAGCAAAAATACTGACTGTAatattctgcattaaaaaaaaataaatcgcAAAATCTGTCCTAATCTGGCTGCATCCAGCTGCCTTTCAAGCAATTCTGTGTTGCACTGAACACCTAAGAAGAAAGTGTGAAGCAGACTGCATGGAGCATCAAAATGAATAGCTTGGTAAACAGCTAGTAGAGAGAAAGGCTAAAATAGCTTGGGAATGGTCTACTCTTACAAGGTCTGTGTTGGATATTGATGTGAGACAAGGCTGCAATTTTATCCCGATGCACTGGTATGTgcagctgggctgctgctgcattCGCTGTCCAGTGTAACTGTAGAGTAGTGATCCAGCGCATGCAGTGGGGTTTAGTGCCAGGCTCACCACTGAGTCATTTAGACCTCAAGTAGATGTTGTCCTTTTGCTGGTAAGGCTAAGTGAGCAGAATAAACTTTGAAGGACTGCTTTCATCTGTCAATATTTTCTACTTTGAAAATGCAGGTTAAGTGAACCTAAACTTTAAAGCAGCAAACAACAAATGAACACATCACTATTCAACTCCTACCAGCCCCaaactgtatttgctttttcctgctaGCAGAACAGGAGAAGAGatgtaaaggaaaatacttcGTGTGTTCCCTTAAAGCTCCCTTTCGTTTTGTGACAGTAGAGGCATTCAACAGTGCTAGCTGATGCCACTTCAACATAAAGGCCACACAATTAAGtctaggagggaaaaaaaaaatttactctaaagaaaatgtatttcaaggCCCGTTTTCTGAATAGTGACTGGAAAAGAGCAGTACTTTTGACTAAGGTGTCTTGCTGACTTGATGCCCTTGCCTACTGGGTGCTGCGGTGGAAAGCAGAGGGAGTTGGATGCCTCctaaagcaggagaaaaaatacattcctgCTTTTAGTCAGAGCTGTACTTTGGGGcccagaaggagaaaaagtaaaGCTGATAAACACTGAGCTAAGtgtctttccaaaataaaatttaaagctcaaatgctgcttttttaaaacacagagggAATATGATTTTtcagggctgctgcaggcaagtATAATGCAGAGTATGTTTGATTCATCATTGCTGGAACCTTAAAAGGCATGTgaattaaaagttattttatctttaagaTGTCTCCTTGGTTTCTTTGTTCCCCCAAATGGTTGATATCACTGATTTCTAAACCAAAAGAGAGGTGGTTGCCTGGAAGCTATAGTACTGCTGATGCTCTCCACTCTTACAAGGAAAACAACGTTCtgagcttctttttaaaaaaaaaaaatatgaaagaagtGTTTTCCAAATTACTTTTATGGATTTCCTTTTACTTCATAAAATAGTGAAAGAAGATaaggtgaagaagaaagaaatacaacttTGTGGACAGACAGACAATGCCATAGTGAGTCCTAATAAAGCAAGGTAGAAGGTAGAGTTCCTGGAGACATCTTCCTTCgcatgttttcattaaatgcGGTTGTATTTCCAGCACGATCCCTGCTACCCGAGCTAGCACACCTGATACCAGGTTACTCAgtccttccctctgccttcgCTGCATGCAGCCTGTTGCTCAAGACCCATCCACTTTTGGGAAAAAATGATTAGGAAATTCATTCTGTCCCTTCTAATGGTTCTGCTAAAATCTTTGTGGTTCCCATTTGCCCCCGATAGGCACGAGCTAGTTGACTGCATCCCAGGGCACTTTCAAGCATCTGGCAGAATCCCTATTTTGCCAGTGGATCTGTGACAAGGTATTTTGGTTTTACCACAAGAGCACCCTGTGATTTTCTtgcatctctgctccagctttcACGGACTTTCACGGTGCAAAGTGATGCCCTAGGGCCTGCAGCTGAGAGGGCTAGAAGACACCTTCTCTTGGGGAGCCTCAAAGGGCATCCAAGGCAAagcctcctgctctgcctttgTTACAGATCTGTTAAGCTGGGCAAAAAGGAGGTGACTTGGCACAAAGTGGAGAAGCGTTATGGGTGGATTTATTTCCAGCCCCAAATGATCCTAAAGGGGCAATTTTCCACTGAGTGAGCCAGGCTGGCCCAATCACTTATGGCCTCAGCAGTAATGAAGAAGACCTAATAGACGGTGGCATACAAATGCACTGTGCAACAATTTCAAGGAATAAATCTTTTTGAAAatccccttctcccttcactTCATGATGCTTTTTATCAACGGGAAGTTATCTTAACAGACAAGGCAGCAGCACCTGCCTATAGGACTTTTCTCACATTTACCTTTTTCCTAGTAAGCTGCTCCGAGATACTTATATATCGCTCCTATTTTACAGGTGatgaaactgaggcacagtGGAGTTAAGTGACTTGCCTCCGGTTACAAAGCAAATTAGCAGCCAAGCAGGGAAGAGATCAGTTCCCAGCCCAGAGCTTTTACAAACTGCattttaggcttagggtaagatttTCAAGGGAGTCTTGATTGCTCAGTTGTGGCACTTCAGTAATAAAAGTTGAGTTAGAGCACTGTCTGCGCTACTCAGGCCCTGGTTCATGCCCAACGGTGTACTCTGCATCTGTGGAAGGAGCACTTCTGGTTTCCTTCAGAGAAGGTTTGGGGGGACCAGCTCTTTATCACCAAGGTTATTTGGCTACCACTGCCTGTGATCTCTGCCAAGAGCCAGTAATTAGCTGTATTCATCCCATTTAGAGCTTTGAATCAAGTAGTTGTTAATTTGCAGGTTAACACGAAATATCAGCAGCATATGGGAGAGCCTTTCAGGCTGAAACGTGTGCATCGCACCACAGGTGGGGAGGTtcttctccatgggctgcaaaGGTCAGAAATAAGTTCCATGACTAGCAAGCTGCCTTCACCCAAGGGGCAGGCACCACCGCTCGCCACGTACGTGTGCTGATGCTGGGAGAGCGCGTGGGTTCCGCTCACGCGCCTCAGAGCTGGGGCCAGGTCCCTTCTCAGCACACCCTAATTCAGAGCCAGTGGCCCATGTTCTGCCTTCAGATACTGATGTCAGCGCTTTTCTCCTACTGGCAGAAGGGCAAATGGAGTTAAGATGCAGATTTATCATACATCTTCTAAATTTCCATCCCGACTTCGACTCAGCATGATTAATGCAGCTACATTTACTTATCAGAGCTAAATATTTGGGCAACAAACACCAGTGAAAAATCATAATCTGTCCTCTACCAGAACAAAATCCTAGCAAACATAGCCCCCATCCTTTTTCCCAAAATGCAAACCTGACTCTCACcgagggaggggaaggacagGAATGGGGCATTGGCTTTGCTGGAAACACCCCGAAGACTGAAGACTGGTCCTGCAGTAATTCTAAGATGTGCCTATTCCAGCCTGCTGTACTCCCGCAGCTTAGCACTGCAGGTGCTAGAATTCATATTCCCACTAGAGGGTAGACAAAACTCTTCCAGTAAAAGCATCACCCTGGAAAAGCATAAGAATGCGGGAAAACAGTGCCTGATTTGGAAAAGGAGGTCtgtgctggagaagcagcagagaggaggaaaaggaagatggGAATGGTGTTCTTACCATCTGTGAGAGCAAGGTGGGAGCATTGTTCcaactttctttaaagaaaccCAATCACTCTTTATACTTTTAAATCAAATACAGCTAGAGTGGCTATGTGGGTATAAACATGTAAATCATAAATCAAATACAGCTGATCTTGCCCCTACAGATGTTATCTTACAAACAGTGATAGGAGCCAATTAAGTATGTCAAACAGCTAGAAAGGATAAATATAGGGGATTAGAGTTTATTCACTTCAAGGCAACAGTGAATTCTCCCTCTCCTGACTGTCTAGCCAGAAACATCAAATGGTgggtttctctttctcttttattattgACCACTTTGCAGGAAATAATGGCTTGAGTTTTCTCCTTGCACATTCCTCCACTGCTGCAATGCAGGCGGGTTTCTCTGAACCTTGCTGCGGGAGTGGAAAGTATGGCTGTAGGCATCAACACATCTTCCTCTCCCTGAAAGAGCAGATCCTTCTCCAGGTGAGCCTGACTGTCTCAGGGAGCTCCCTGCATTGCAAATAAGGGCACTGGGAAAAGATTTTCTCACCACGTAGCTGACTTCTCCAAAGCAGGCTTTCACACTAATTCAACATGCCCAATGCTAGGGAAGCCAAAGCAATTCAGAGCTTATTTTCTAATTTAGTCCCAGATCTCCAAAGATGCCCTAAGACTCAGAAGCCTCACCTGTGTGAGCTAAAAGCCATTTTTGAATGCTAAGCAAGGATTTGATTTGATCTTCTTAAAGGTAATTTGTTTATGCTGACAGAACCAAAGAAGGCCCATCATAGCAGCGGAGCTCCCAGAGCCATTCCTGCAGCTGGGACATCTCCCACAGCCAGGATAATTAAAGGCTGAATTAACTGGACTTTGGAAGACAGGCATGGCAACGTTTGCTGCCACAAGAGCTGCACTATCTCACCTCCCCCCTAAATAGATGTGGGTTTTTGAAAGGAAGCGTTGCCCCTCTGTTCTGGATGGGTCCCATCTGCTGGTCCCACATAGTCTGGTGGGTGGCAACGACTCTCTCTCCGGTCAAGTGAGTTGATGAAAGTGGCACTAGTCTCCACAGCTGTCACATCAAAAGCTAAATAGGAGGTGTGCCCCGAGAAGGATTACATTTGTGGCCCTAATGAGCCAAAGACGCAGCCGCATGTGTTTTCACTGCATTAAAGCACGCGAACGCATCGCAAAGAGATTTTCACAGCACAATACTGGGAACGAAGGAAGAAACATTAATCTTGAAATACAGCCATGCCAAATGAGGTTAAATTATGTATTCTTTATCTGACTTGTACTGTAAGTTGTGAATGACAGCTCTGCTGGATGCTGGCATGAACTAAGGAGAGGTATCTGGAATTTGGCACAGGGCTGCATTTGGTATCTGCTAGACTATTTCAAGAGACCACATTTCTCTACCTTGTGGTTATCAATACCTCTACCACCTGTCCTTGCCGTGATAACTGGGAGAACTACTTCAAGTGATGTAGATCTCATGCAAAAAATCTCCTGTCTTCatcactgtgaaaaaaaaggtaatattttattgaagaaaGAGTTGTTGTTATATGAAAGTCTGTGACAGTAGGTGAAAAGTAGAAAATCTCTTTTGCAGGGAGTCAAGAAGCTGAGTTCTGTAAGGAACAGATGGATCTCAGCAGCTGTGCTCTTTCACCAAGTAGTTGCCTCAGTGGGGCAGCTGATGTTAAATTTCGtacaaaatttccttttcttgcgTGAACTAAAGATATTGAAATATAGAGAGATGATCTTTATTCTGGGACCCTCTTACCTATTCACTTTTGAGGCCTTTGGAGAAATTGAAGGCTGTTCCATCTGTTTAACAAAGCTTAAACCACAGAGCTGGCTTCAGCTGTACACTAAGTCCTCCTTGTTGCCGTCTTTCTGGGGTCCATAAAACGCATCATCTCATCAAGACAAGTTTCCACCCTAAACCTTTCTGTTCCCAGGCAGATAAGCTAGAGGTACTGGAGGGTGAAATGCTACACTAAGCAGCTTCTGAACCaggttttcaaagaaagaataaactaTGTCACTGCTGAATCCCTCTTTCTGTTACCTGCACAGCCCTCTCTGGTACACAGTAGTGGGTTTTATTCTTGGAGAAGTGAGGAGGGTGATCAGCAGAATTGCTACCTTagacttctggagggcagactCTGGGCAGTTTAGGAGgctggttgacagagtcccttaGGAGGCAGCCCTGAAGGGCagaggagtccaggaaggctggacattcttcaggAAGGGAATCCTAAAGGGGCAGGAGCGGGCTGTCCCCGTGTGCTGAAAGAGGAGCCGGCAGGGAAGaagaccggcctggctgaacagagagctttggctggaactcagggaaaaaaggagagtttatgacctttggaagaaggggctgCTGTatgttgatttgtttttctcattaagGAACAATCATGAAATTTGGAAAAGTAATTTGTTAACTTCTGATTCAAATGTAATGACGATGATGGAGGATATTAAGAAGGCACCAAGGTGTTGGTCTGCTTGTAGTATTGGGAAAAGGTGCCTAAAAGTGGAAGAAGATGAGGAGGATATCCAGATGTTAGTAGCTCCAGATAAGGAAAGTGTTGCTAGAGGGGGGGAGATAGCGAGGGGGGAGGTAGCGACAGAGGTCATGAAGCTTTTAGTCCAATAACAGGCAGAACTCAAGCACAACAGCATCCTGTAATTCAGGCACCCCTTCGCCAAGCAGTGGGTCCAGATGGTACACCGGTATATGTGAAAGTACCATTTACAACATCGGATTTAATGAATTGGAAGGAGTCTGCCAGATCATATCGAGATAACCTTGATAAAATATATAGAACTTTTAGGACGATTATTGAAAACCATAACCTGGACTGGCAGGATATTCAAGtattgttaaataattttttcacacCAGAATCAAAAAGAATGGTTATAGAAAAGGCAAGGGAGGAGAATGAACAGCAGAATGCCAGAGATGGCCCTGACAGGTTTATGCCAATTCAGGAGCCTAATTGGAACCCAAATTCAGGTACAGGGAGGTTAATGATTTAGCAATACCGCCAGCTAATTCTgtacagaataaaagaaaataaaaagctggggTTATCTAGACCAAAAAACCTTGCTAAATTATATCAAGTGGTACAAGGTAAAACAGAAGATCCATCTGCTTTTTATGAACAATTATGTGAGATGGCCAGGAAATGGACAGATTTAGACCCTGAAGATGAAGCTAATAAAATGACTTTTACCACCCTGTTTGTAGGACGATCAGCACCTGATATAAGAAGGAAATTACAGAAGGTGAATGGAATGTCTGGGACGACAGTATCCCAGCTGATTGAAATTGCATACAAAGTATACAGTAATAGAGAGAAGgttgagaaaaaataaaatgaaaaggaaaaattgaagggtagaaagcaaaaagcagcactaTTGGCTGCTGCTTGTGTCAAGGCTCAGACCTCAACTAGAGGTCGAGATTTTAGAAGGGGATGAGGACAAGGGCAGAGCTGAGGGATGGGAAGAAATCTGGAATTTAGGGCCCTCTTAGATAAAGACCAGTGTGCTATTTGCAAGAAAGAGGACATTGGAAAAATTAATGCCCCAAAAGACAGTCTAATCAGATTTTAACTCCTACAGTGACACCTATACCGGAGGAATTAATTGGTTTATGAAGACTCCGACTGACAGGGACGGGGGGTTGAAAAGATAGAGTCCCCAGCGGAACCCCTGGTTGAAATTAAAATGGGGAATGATGTAGTTAGTTAAGTTTTTAGTTGACATAGGAGCAACTTGTTTGGTATTAAATAGTTGTAAAGGACCTATGAGTAAATATTCTATGGTTGTTGTTGGTGCA includes:
- the LOC142039402 gene encoding 2-oxoglutarate receptor 1-like, which gives rise to MNTTNDDLANPTTWQDTEGDFPNCTDVEVGLKTLYLPITYSIIFLVGFPGNVIAICVYSFKMRPWKSSTIIMLNLALTDLLYLASLPFLIHYYASGEHWIFGGFMCKFIRFGFHFNLYSSILFLTCFSAFRYAVVVHPMKFFHIQRKRWTAVACAAVWVISLAAVSPVNFLISSKKAQNRSLCLDLTSSENLGTTRWYNWLLTGLAFFLPLLTVTLCYTLIICTLATGPPTRACYKQKARRLAVVLLVVFYVCFLPFHVFRVARVELRLHPASCRMEKQIHAAYIISRPLAALNTCGNLLLYVVIGGNFQRAMLSLSRCKWSKYVQQPRRNNYLTKPEIALRL